A genomic segment from Nodularia sphaerocarpa UHCC 0038 encodes:
- the ispF gene encoding 2-C-methyl-D-erythritol 2,4-cyclodiphosphate synthase codes for MTKIRIGNGYDIHKLVSDRPLILGGIQIPHELGLLGHSDADVLTHAIMDAMLGALSLGDIGHYFPPTDPQWAGADSLVLLNQVHQLIRDQGWHIGNIDTVVVAERPKLKPHIQKMRDQLAAVLQLAPNQIGIKATTNEKLGPVGREEGICAYAVILLMAND; via the coding sequence ATGACTAAAATTCGGATTGGTAACGGCTACGATATCCACAAATTAGTGAGCGATCGCCCTTTAATTTTAGGAGGAATCCAAATTCCTCATGAACTTGGTTTATTGGGGCATAGTGACGCTGATGTACTTACCCACGCCATTATGGATGCCATGTTGGGAGCATTATCCCTAGGGGATATTGGTCATTATTTTCCCCCTACTGATCCTCAATGGGCAGGGGCGGATAGTTTAGTGCTATTAAATCAAGTACATCAGCTGATTAGGGATCAAGGTTGGCACATTGGCAATATTGACACAGTAGTAGTAGCCGAACGTCCCAAGTTGAAACCGCATATTCAAAAAATGCGTGATCAGTTAGCAGCAGTTTTACAATTAGCACCAAATCAAATTGGGATCAAAGCTACCACTAACGAAAAATTAGGCCCTGTTGGTCGAGAAGAAGGTATATGTGCTTATGCGGTGATTTTATTGATGGCTAATGATTAG
- the trmD gene encoding tRNA (guanosine(37)-N1)-methyltransferase TrmD — translation MRFDIVTLFPDCFTSILSSGLLAKALAKQIAQVNLVNPRDFTTDKHHKADDEPYGGGVGMLMKPEPIFTAVESLPTLPRREIILMSPQGQTINQPLLKELATNYDQLVVICGHYEGVDERVLHLVTREVSLGDFILTGGEIPSMALLNGVVRLLPGTVGKVESLKSESFEEGLLDYPQYTRPADFRGWKVPDVLLSGNHAEIARWRYEQQIQRTGDRRPDLLEKWQQEKQGSREQGAGSRGEETCE, via the coding sequence GTGCGCTTTGATATAGTTACACTTTTTCCTGACTGTTTTACATCAATTTTAAGTTCCGGGCTGCTGGCTAAAGCCTTAGCTAAACAGATTGCCCAAGTGAATCTGGTTAATCCCAGAGATTTTACCACTGATAAGCATCATAAGGCTGATGATGAACCTTATGGTGGTGGCGTGGGGATGCTGATGAAGCCGGAACCGATCTTTACTGCTGTGGAGTCGTTGCCAACTCTACCCCGCAGAGAGATTATTTTAATGAGTCCCCAAGGTCAAACGATAAATCAACCCCTGTTGAAAGAATTGGCGACAAATTATGACCAGCTAGTAGTGATCTGCGGCCATTATGAAGGGGTAGATGAGAGAGTGCTGCATCTAGTGACTCGTGAGGTGTCTTTAGGGGACTTTATTCTCACTGGTGGGGAAATTCCCTCAATGGCATTACTTAATGGTGTGGTGAGGCTTCTACCAGGCACTGTGGGCAAAGTTGAGTCTCTCAAGTCAGAAAGTTTTGAGGAGGGGTTGCTGGATTATCCCCAGTACACTCGCCCAGCTGATTTTCGCGGTTGGAAAGTTCCTGATGTCTTACTATCTGGGAATCATGCCGAAATTGCTCGATGGCGATATGAACAACAAATCCAAAGAACAGGCGATCGCCGCCCCGATTTGCTGGAAAAATGGCAACAGGAGAAGCAGGGGAGCAGGGAGCAGGGAGCAGGGAGCAGGGGAGAAGAGACTTGCGAATGA